A segment of the Sphingobacterium oryzagri genome:
TCACCGTTTTATTATACGTAAGCATGCCATCGCACCTTTTAGATGATTTACCGTCTGGTCGTGCTGGCACTTCTATACAATGATCAATTGCGGTAAACACCACGTCGTACCTGTATTCATTGTCCACTACCGCAATCCATTTGGCTCCATCTGTTTCGTTGAGGTATGCCTTGGTCTTCGCCGGCGGAGGATCATCGCAGATACCGAAAAGCTTGCTATTAGACCGGTCTTGGCATTTAGCCAATGAAAAATCTATACTCATACGCGTTTCTGGATTTCTAATAAACGAGCATAAAGTTCATTGCTTTCGCCAAGTTCATCATTCAGTTTATTCTCATCAGACGGAAGGCCTTTATACGTTTCTAACTTCGTCATTGTCCCATTAAGCTCATTCAATTCATAGACTACCAAATCATCAGCAAAAATTGTCGAGCCTGATGGTACTACTTCCGCTAGTTTGGAAATGGCATCATCCGCTAGATTTTCTTTGATCGCTCCGGCCTTTACCGCTAATGTCAAATAATTTATCAGGTAAGGGCTATGGGTTGTCAGGACCAACTGATTGTTTTCCGCGATATTATTAAAACCCAATAAACTATTTAAAATGCTTCGTTGAGAAGAAGGAAATAAATTCTGCTCCGGTTCTTCAACAATATTTATGAAAGATGAATAACTAAACCTCGAGGAAAGATAGGCTAAAGAAGCTTGTTTAACTTCGTCAGAGAGGTTTTGATTGGACAGTATTTGTTCAATCTCATTCTTAATCCTATTTTCTTCCTCAATACTTAATTCGCGAACAGCATGACTGTTTTTATTTTTCAATGTTTCCGCCAGATATTTACTTACGATATATAGCGGAACAAAAGATTGAAATCCGCTAGATGCCGTGGATAGTTTGATTTTATAGTCGTCACCGACAATGGAGGATAGCTGATTTAACTTCTGATATTCGAACTTAACGTTATTTATGGGCAAATCCAAAGGTGCGCGTAAATCCTCCACGGCCCGTATAAACTCATCTGAAAAAGTATATAAAGTGCTCGCCAGGCCTTTAAGGTTCTTTACGTTACGTACAGCGCTGATGAAATTCCTTTCTGCAGGCACATACATAATCTTAGGGAAAGAGTAACCGTTTTGCTCGTTTTTAAGAATAGTTATTTCCTCATTTTTATACGATAAATGAAACGCCCGACCTCTATATTCTACAACAGTTTCGGGTTTAAAATAATCGTCAATGTTTTGGTATGAGCAATATGTTATGAACTGTCCTTTCCTAAGAATATCTTTTTCACGTATGTCTCCCCTAACTAAAGCTTTCTCTATCCAACACATGGTTGAATACAATTTGG
Coding sequences within it:
- a CDS encoding AAA family ATPase, whose amino-acid sequence is MSKLKISDFGPIKGGYQEDDGWFDVKKVTVFIGNQGSGKSTVAKLYSTMCWIEKALVRGDIREKDILRKGQFITYCSYQNIDDYFKPETVVEYRGRAFHLSYKNEEITILKNEQNGYSFPKIMYVPAERNFISAVRNVKNLKGLASTLYTFSDEFIRAVEDLRAPLDLPINNVKFEYQKLNQLSSIVGDDYKIKLSTASSGFQSFVPLYIVSKYLAETLKNKNSHAVRELSIEEENRIKNEIEQILSNQNLSDEVKQASLAYLSSRFSYSSFINIVEEPEQNLFPSSQRSILNSLLGFNNIAENNQLVLTTHSPYLINYLTLAVKAGAIKENLADDAISKLAEVVPSGSTIFADDLVVYELNELNGTMTKLETYKGLPSDENKLNDELGESNELYARLLEIQKRV